In the genome of Monodelphis domestica isolate mMonDom1 chromosome 2, mMonDom1.pri, whole genome shotgun sequence, one region contains:
- the LOC100020384 gene encoding heterogeneous nuclear ribonucleoprotein H-like, with product MKKQSQWIGPGYNEGFSWNNVEMIQVFNRASPDGSLIANGGLLCIRGLPFGCNKETIRHFFSGLETVPSGIILPVDFQGKSTGTALVQFASQEAAEIAIRKHKGRPEPRYLENLKNGSVPMPTHWGPFRAFVVKQRLGPYDRQGPELRLKTVSGEGSDKGMRPRVFERLNGSYICKNRSNDDPSIDFNISTRRIPNNRFGDFIFHNATCHHWVHMRGLPYKATVNDIYHFFSPLCPLRVHIEIGEDGKATGEADVDFVTHEDAVAAMVKEKTYMQHRYIELFLYSTAKGRMDAFTSKVLKARENQLRGNPFERQQPNMRCNIRSGLKNSLGGGSMSQEMMNGHCFSKGNIVCMRVKDISNMC from the coding sequence atgaagaaacagagtcaGTGGATTGGACCTGGGTACAATGAAGGATTTTCCTGGAACAACGTTGAAATGATTCAGGTTTTTAATCGGGCCAGTCCTGATGGATCCCTAATTGCTAATGGTGGCCTTCTCTGTATTCGAGGGCTCCCCTTTGGTTGTAACAAGGAGACCATTAGGCATTTCTTTTCAGGGTTAGAAACAGTGCCTAGTGGAATAATACTTCCAGTGGACTTTCAAGGGAAGAGCACAGGGACTGCTTTGGTGCAATTTGCTTCCCAGGAAGCAGCAGAAATAGCTATAAGGAAACACAAGGGAAGACCAGAGCCACGCTATTTGGAAAACCTCAAGAATGGTTCAGTACCCATGCCTACTCATTGGGGACCCTTTCGGGCATTTGTGGTCAAGCAGAGACTGGGCCCTTATGACAGGCAAGGTCCTGAATTGAGGCTCAAAACCGTAAGTGGAGAAGGTTCTGATAAGGGAATGAGACCCAGAGTCTTTGAGAGGCTGAATGGAAGTTACATTTGCAAGAATAGATCCAATGATGACCCCAGCATCGATTTCAACATCAGTACCAGAAGAATACCTAATAATAGATTTGGAGATTTCATATTTCACAATGCAACTTGCCACCACTGGGTACACATGAGAGGACTGCCTTATAAAGCAACAGTGAATGacatttaccatttcttttcacCACTCTGCCCCTTGCGAGTACACATTGAAATTGGGGAAGATGGGAAGGCAACTGGAGAGGCTGATGTTGACTTTGTGACACATGAGGACGCAGTGGCTGCTATGGTGAAGGAGAAAACCTACATGCAGCACAGATACATTGAACTTTTCTTGTACTCTACTGCAAAAGGGAGAATGGATGCATTCACTAGTAAAGTGCTAAAAGCCAGGGAAAACCAGCTTAGAGGTAATCCTTTTGAGAGGCAACAACCCAATATGCGATGTAACATAAGGAGTGGTCTTAAAAACAGCCTGGGAGGAGGATCTATGAgtcaagaaatgatgaatggccATTGTTTCAGCAAAGGAAACATTGTGTGTATGAGAGTGAAGGACATATCCAACATGTGTTAA